The window TAGGCATCCCCACACTATTTTCAGACCATATCTGCAGTCTTGGTAGGTCAATCAACATCATTCTCTTCAACCTTGGGAAAATTTGCAGAGGGCTAATGAATCCAGATTCCACATCAAGATTATTACATAATAATGTTGTCAGGCTATCCATCTTCTCTAAGAGCAAAATCTCTAGAGATACCGATAGCCAGACTACAGGTATACTCTTGCATTTTGGGCAGTCAAAAAATTTGAGTTCTCTCAAGCAGTTAAACATTTGAGGGTTTCTCATCCACTGTGATATTTCCAGGCCACCATATCCATGTATCTCCAACTTTTGGATATTACTGTTAGGCTCTAATCCCTGAAGCACTTCTTCCACATCTGTAGGCTCATCATCTATTTGTTGGTCCCAAGAGAACAACAACTCACTTAGATTTTCCTTTTGACAGAGATTGGCTTCTTTTGCATTCTCCCCACTCTTTATGTTGCTCAAATTCACTAGTTCCAATCTATTGCTAAGGTGTTGCAAACCTTTGAGTTGTTCTATCCCAagggagtatttaaccaaaaactaccacaattcgcggaaacgtgacagaaaactaccactttacgattttgtcccgaaaactaccacttttttattaatccgtggcaaaaaactaccaagtgtgAAAACTGCTCGCTTTGCCTGGGTTAAACCCGAATCTGACTGCCCGACCCCACACATAAGCGGGCTAAAAATGCAATCGAGTCCCTAGTTTTTCttaaaaaaagcaatcgggtccctgaaagaaaaaaaagaagcaaTCGGGTCCTTGCTGGCGAGCTCCTCGCCGGAGCCGGCCAGCACCACGCCGGCGAGCTCATCGCCAGGGCCGGCCAGCAACACGCCTGGAGAAGATGGCTGCTGGCTGCGACAGCCATGGCCGGCGGGaatcagcagcggcagcgggctGGAACCGGCCGTGCTGCTTGGCTGCTCCCCGCCCGTGCTCGAGCTGTCCGACggcgcggagctcctcctcctcctctctgctgGGCGGATCTAGGCAGAGCCGCGTCCAGCCGGCGTGGAGCTGTCTGGCGGCGCGAAGCTAAGCTAGGCGCGTCCTGGtggcgtccggcggcgcggagctAAGCAGGTGGCGGGGCGGAGCTCCTTCACCTCCTCTCTGCGGCGGCGCGGAGCGTAGCAGGAGACGGCGGCGTGGGTGCTGCGTGCCGCGGCCACCCCTCGGTCGTCGGCTTGCACGGCATCGCGCGGGACCTCCGCAGCGGGCAGTGCAGCCTCGTCCTGGAGCACGTCGGCCCAAGCCTCGGCCACGTCCTGCGCGCTCGCCGCCGGCCGTTCACGGAGGAGGAGACGTGCCGCGTCATGCGGCAGCTCCTGAGCGGCGCCGCGAGGATGCACGAGCGCGGCATCGTCCTCGTCGGCGGCGAGGGCGCGGTGAAGATATGCGACCTCGGGCTGACCTCGGACTGGATTGCTTTTTTTAAGAAAAACTAGGGACCCGATTGCATTTTTAGCCCGCTTATGTGTGGGGTCGGGTAGTCAGATTCGGGTTTAACCCAGGCAAAGCGTGCAGTTTTCTCACTTGGTAGTTTTTTGCAACGGATTATTAAAAAAATGGTAGTTTTCgggacaaaatcgtaaagtggtagttttctgtcacgtttccgcgaattgtggtagtttttggttaaatactcatcCCAAGGCCATATCCAGTACCCACAGCAAATGTTGTTAATATGTGAAGGTTCTTCAGTAGACCAAAGTTTGGAGACATACTTTTGAGACTATAACAACCAGAAAGATAAGGATGGATGAGCTTTATCAATCTTGCCATGTTTTCTGGTAACTGCTGCAACTCCTGGCAATTTATGAGCGTCAGTGTTTGTAGGTTATACAACATACATATTGAATCTGGTAACCTAACGATGTCAGACCCGAAGAGGTCAAGATACCGTAAATGTTTTGAATTTATGGTCTTGCAAATGACAGCTGCAGTGGGGGAGCAATGCAATGCTCTTAGTGATGACAATACCTGTTGCAACTCCTTAATATCCTTGTGCGATTTGCTCAGAAAATTATAATTATTATAATTAAAATCCATATATGATTCTGAAGAAGCTAACAAAGTGCGGAGGTGTGTTCTGCCTTTGCATAACCCACTGATTTGTTCCAGTTCAGCGTCTGAGGTTTGCAAGTGACAAACATCTTGTAACAATGCTCTCTGCTGAGCCAGTTCTTCTATACTTGCACATTCATCAGTGACATCTTTTGCTAGATCATGCATTAAATCATGCATTTTACAGTTAATAGTCACATAACTTCTTGTACCATCATTGTGTGTTTGCTCCTGCTTATCTTCGAGGAAGGACCTCCAAACCAACTCATTGAAAATGAATTCTCCTCTTGTTTTCAAATCAATTGTTCCCTTCTCTTGAATAAAACCATTTGCCATCCATAGTTGGATCAATGTGTCCTTGTCCATCTTATAATCCTTGGGGAAAACTGCTAAGAATGCAAAACATTGTTTGATTTCAGATGATAGGTGTCTGTAGCTCAACTTTAGGATGGACATGATCTCATCTTTCCCTCTAACATTATCGGTACTATTACTTTCTTCGACGGCCTTCCATTCTTGTACTTGTTGATATGAACCTAGCAATCCACCCATTGTCTTGAGAGCAAGAGGTAGCCCCCTGCATTTATTGACAATACGTCTCCCAATGCTGACCAACTCTGCTTTCTCCTTCTCTAAACTGTTGCTATATGCTTTTTGTGCAAACAATTCCCATGAATCTTGTTCACTCAGACATGCTAGCTTATAGGGTTGAAGGGTCTGCATTATAGAGCCCACTTTCTGGCTTCGTGTTGTGACAACTATTACACTTCCTGGTCCACCAACAGAACACAAAAGAGGCTTCAGGATATCCTCCCATTTATTCTCATCTTCATTCCACACATCATCAAGCACGAGCATAAACCTTGTTTGGCCAATGACTTGCTCAAGTTGCTTTTGCAGTAGTTCAATGCTGCCAGGATGGTAACAACTTCCATTTGCAGCCAATTCAATGATGGATTTGACAAGAGCAATGACATCAAAGTTCTCTGACACACAGTGCCACATCTTTAACTTGAAATGCCGGTGGACCTCTTGGTCATTATATACCATCTTAGCAAGAGTCGTCTTGCCAAGACCTCCCATCCCAAAGATGGGCAACACCTGCACTTTTTGCTGATCTTGCTGGTCCAACAgcagcttcaccaccacctccttatCATCATCTCTCCCAAATATTTTGGTAGAGTCATCCAGTTTGGAGTGCGTCTGCCTCCAAGGATGTCGCTGCTCATCCCTATGTTCAGAATTCTCCAGGCCAAATTTGTTCATCTCCTCAACCAACGTATTGATCTTCTCGAGGATGTTCTTCAGTTTCTTGCTCATTTCAAAACGGAAGAGCAGTGGGCTGTGGGGGGTGACGTAGCTGAGCACCTTGCGGGTAGTGGACTTGCTGATCTTTGATTGGCGACGCAGAGCCTCGTACTGGAAGTCGTCGAGCACGTCATCAGCCTCGTAGGCGACAGACTTGAGCTCCTTCATCCAGctcttgacatagatatttgtctcGCTCCTCTCCTCCGCATTGTTCAACTTGCACACGACGGCTAGGAGATGGCGCTCTAGCGTTCGGCGGTCATCGTTAAGGCCACACATGCGGGTCATGGCCTCGACAAGTGCATCTGCGGCCTTGCCGGCCACGCCACGCACAAGAGGGAGTAGCAGCGACTCTGCCATGATCTTGCAGATCAGAAGAATAGGTAACTGCAGCATTTGAAAGAACATAAGAGCAATTAAACACTGACAGAACACCGAACAACCTTGTTATCTTCCTATGGAGCCAGGAACTGCTCCTAGATTCAAAGCATGACTTACCGCCTTGCAACCCTCATTCTGTTAACTTTATGTATTAGTTCCACTAGCTTAGCTTGTATAGCTCTAGTACACACACACATAAAATTTCCATGTTATGTAAAGCTAAAGAAACAGAACACGAACAGCCGATAAAGAGCAAAACAAGGTAAGGATTGAGGAGAGCATTCACCTTAACAACGCCCAAATTTGATCTTCGGTGAAAGAGCAATGATACTGTGGCTCGTTCGTCGCCTGCCCCGTGCAGATGTCTCACGCGTCAAGTTGGTATGGGAATGGGAGGTTGCTGGAGAGAGAGGATGAAAGCAAATGGAGATAAGATCAAGGAATCCAAGAACTATATGTTGACTGGTACGTGTACCTACTGGTGGTCCCTCATTTAACTATGCGCCTCTGTTGTTCAATATTTCTATAATTTTCTGCAACTTGCATATATAAAACAATTGTCTGTACCGTCATCACAAATGATTCCGACCGAATAATGCATCATTTTCTAACTTGAAGATTGGACGATAAGCGAAGAGATAAGAATATACATGAAACTACTGCAAAGACTGGTTCAGCATGAATGGGCAAGACATTGTTTTCTATATCTGTCACTTGTTCTATGGTGTACATGGCACATGGACCTGGTAATTGATCCGTATAAATTTTTCTTGCTATATAACTTAACTTTTCTTCTTCTATTGGCTACTGCTCCAGGACAATTGAAAACCAGAAATCTAACGCAGGAAGAATTTCTATGCGGAATGTGTTAACTGCATCGATATTTTTTAGTCCCAAAACGAAAACTTGGTTTTAATGACGGCTACAGAAGCACATGAGTAGACTATTATATAGGGTACCTGGAGTAAGATAAATCATCTGCAGGGCAACAAAATATGGCTGGAGGAAAATAAATGTCCGTTTTCTCACTTTCAGTCAATATTTTTAGAGAATGTGCTACTTGCTGGAATTCTTCCTGTGCAGGAAGCATGCGACTGTTTACTGAACTCTGTAACCTTCTTCGCGGTTCTATAGGCGTTCCTCTGCAGCCCCACAGGGTTCTATCTGTCTTCATAATGTGTCTCACCTTCGCAGGTGAATCGATCTGAGCGTAGTCCGTGGAGTCGAGGTACAGATGAAGGAGCTCCATAAATATGGTGGAAATTGCTCAGAAAGTTGACAGAAATACATAGGGGCTTTGACTTGCGAGAAAGACCCACGAAGCTTCCTAGAAACATTATACCATTGTAATTTGGTTACATTTTCTACAATGATGGCGACATATATTCTAAATCCAATCAATTCTGACCTGCTACCTCGTCTCTTAGCTACGCATCCTGCCAACTTTACGATTAAATTTAACTGATCGATAAGCTCCCCTAATCAACCACCCCTGCCGGCCTGCACGGAAATCACATAGTAGTAGtagtttaatatatacataattatGTGCTTTATTAGGTTGTGGCTGCACAGCACCCTTTTTACATGTATATCCCTTGCAAAAATATTACAGTACATGTTTCCCCTCTCCTCTCGGAAGCCGTATATTTCCGCTGCAAGAAAGGTAGAGGAAACTTCCTCATACATTATACTACTGCAATTGGGATTGCATTTTGAGCGACAAGGCCATTTTCAGCCTGCAACCACGTTGCTTAGCTCTGAGTCCTGCCATCTGCAGCACGTCAATCTAATTGATGGCCTCACTCTCATCAACCACTCCATTTATCCAGCTAGAGCTGGATGACGGGACCAATGTGGGTCAGGATCATCTTAGGGCCCATATCTCGAATTATTGCAAGCAGTTGTTTGGCTCCCTGGTGTCCAAATTTTCTTCGATGGATGAGGTAATCAAAAACATTGTATTTTGCTTATTGTTGTGCTTGAACACACAAGCATGTTATCTTGTCACTTACATAGGAATTGTGGTCagattgcaacttcaccaacaaatgCCCATCTTGGTGCAGTAGAAGATCATGTGTTGCATGATTTTCAAATGTGCTTTATGCCTGTATTTTGCTTGGATTAATATAATTTGTATCCATAGATATTGTAGTTCTTTTGAAAATTTCCACATTATGTTTGGCATGTCTAGTTATATTCTGTCAAATTGAAATTGTACAATATGTCTAGGAGGATGTCAATTATGCAGTTTCGGTATGTCTGAATCATGTCTTACAAGATGAAGTTGCTAGCTTTCTCTTTGTCTTTTTGTTTTACTCCACACATATAAATATGCCATTTTCTCATATTTATATGTAAAGTATTCAGTCAAACATGGACTGTAAGTGTCACTTTTATAGGAAAAAGAGCTCAGAACTGCATACACGTTGAGAAGCTTTGTTTTCAGAAATTGTGTCTCCTACAAAAATATAGAAAGAGGATAGAAGCAAATAGAGATAAGATGAAGAAATCCAAGAGCTGTATAAGATACGTGTACCTAGAGGTCGGCCCTCATTTATTTGCACCTATACGCCACTATTGTTGAATATTTCTGCAATTTTCTGCAACTTGCATATACAAACAATTGTTTGTACCATCGTCACAGATAACTCCAACCAAATAATGTTCAACCCCCATGGCCTGCATTATTTTA is drawn from Triticum dicoccoides isolate Atlit2015 ecotype Zavitan chromosome 4A, WEW_v2.0, whole genome shotgun sequence and contains these coding sequences:
- the LOC119288264 gene encoding putative disease resistance protein RGA1, yielding MAESLLLPLVRGVAGKAADALVEAMTRMCGLNDDRRTLERHLLAVVCKLNNAEERSETNIYVKSWMKELKSVAYEADDVLDDFQYEALRRQSKISKSTTRKVLSYVTPHSPLLFRFEMSKKLKNILEKINTLVEEMNKFGLENSEHRDEQRHPWRQTHSKLDDSTKIFGRDDDKEVVVKLLLDQQDQQKVQVLPIFGMGGLGKTTLAKMVYNDQEVHRHFKLKMWHCVSENFDVIALVKSIIELAANGSCYHPGSIELLQKQLEQVIGQTRFMLVLDDVWNEDENKWEDILKPLLCSVGGPGSVIVVTTRSQKVGSIMQTLQPYKLACLSEQDSWELFAQKAYSNSLEKEKAELVSIGRRIVNKCRGLPLALKTMGGLLGSYQQVQEWKAVEESNSTDNVRGKDEIMSILKLSYRHLSSEIKQCFAFLAVFPKDYKMDKDTLIQLWMANGFIQEKGTIDLKTRGEFIFNELVWRSFLEDKQEQTHNDGTRSYVTINCKMHDLMHDLAKDVTDECASIEELAQQRALLQDVCHLQTSDAELEQISGLCKGRTHLRTLLASSESYMDFNYNNYNFLSKSHKDIKELQQVLSSLRALHCSPTAAVICKTINSKHLRYLDLFGSDIVRLPDSICMLYNLQTLTLINCQELQQLPENMARLIKLIHPYLSGCYSLKSMSPNFGLLKNLHILTTFAVGTGYGLGMKQLKGLQHLSNRLELVNLSNIKSGENAKEANLCQKENLSELLFSWDQQIDDEPTDVEEVLQGLEPNSNIQKLEIHGYGGLEISQWMRNPQMFNCLRELKFFDCPKCKSIPVVWLSVSLEILLLEKMDSLTTLLCNNLDVESGFISPLQIFPRLKRMMLIDLPRLQIWSENSVGMPSDSLVTFPMLEELKIENCPEFASTSTTRTVSFLGIKGAQGPLEKLKCLTLKGPNRLVTSFRLSISQLMLWKCFHFMEELTIDGCSDLVCWPNEQLRLLDRLRVLCIRYCDKLDGWSHQKGTLPLSLEKLDISDCRSLAKLPSNLGNLAKLRSLNVSGCSGLKALPDGMDGLTSLGELKITESDMKGFPHGLLERLPALERLSILFCPELARRCREGGEYFHLVSSVPYKMIGLW